One window from the genome of Rhodococcus sp. ABRD24 encodes:
- a CDS encoding SDR family NAD(P)-dependent oxidoreductase produces the protein MTTQNIPSGNSRVIVVTGASSGIGKQIAITMSPTGDLALIARRKDRLDELAADLPGKATVHPADLTDPEQVAEAAAEIKERHGEIDILINCAGARPDRVLTSMEYADVVNLWDQQVLLNLTSAAYTSFAFAPFLRRNGGRIINISSIAAVTGGRRPGSTAYAAAKAGVHGLTLGLSRELAEQGITVNTVAPGFIADTEFTGAWGPEITGPLIAETPVGRAGTVHDIADAVAFLASAEASFITGANLGVNGGTR, from the coding sequence ATGACCACCCAGAACATCCCGTCCGGCAATTCCCGCGTCATCGTCGTGACCGGCGCCAGCAGCGGTATCGGCAAGCAGATCGCCATCACGATGTCGCCGACCGGTGACCTCGCCCTGATCGCCCGCCGCAAGGACCGTCTCGATGAGCTCGCTGCCGATCTCCCCGGCAAGGCCACGGTTCACCCGGCCGATCTGACCGATCCCGAGCAGGTGGCCGAGGCCGCCGCCGAGATCAAGGAGCGTCACGGAGAGATCGACATCCTGATCAATTGCGCAGGGGCTCGCCCCGACCGCGTGCTCACATCCATGGAGTACGCGGATGTCGTCAACTTGTGGGACCAGCAAGTCCTCCTCAACCTGACCTCCGCCGCCTACACGAGCTTCGCGTTCGCTCCGTTCCTGCGCCGCAACGGCGGACGGATCATCAACATCTCCAGCATCGCGGCCGTCACGGGCGGGCGCCGCCCAGGATCAACGGCCTACGCGGCTGCCAAGGCCGGCGTCCACGGCCTGACGCTAGGGCTGTCCCGCGAGTTGGCCGAGCAGGGCATCACCGTCAACACCGTTGCCCCCGGCTTCATCGCCGACACCGAGTTCACCGGCGCCTGGGGACCGGAGATCACCGGCCCACTGATCGCCGAGACTCCGGTCGGCCGTGCCGGGACGGTCCACGACATCGCCGACGCCGTCGCTTTCCTCGCTTCCGCCGAGGCCTCATTCATCACCGGAGCCAACCTGGGCGTCAACGGCGGCACTCGTTAA
- a CDS encoding AMP-binding protein gives MMLRKIPATKPVAPHIEALAGNTRWRVTAAVAQPKIDGASPKVPPRGHDAESETARSQNGPVDVEVHLDRALETDAYTGISGTSFEDLPLTSAADVKAAPARYMTPLHTPAMRVGTSGSTGSPTVVYRSRDEVEENAKGIAERWSTLLPNGPHRVASLLDHNRSAAGLLVEHIMYTLDAVTARLMPYTPSGPNWMQFAEAVTEFSPTVIIATPGVLLDAEHELRALGVFDEIRSTATTLLTLGATNTPAMRRRLGRSWQALVVDGSFGGTECGTIATGCRLGNLHSMVGRGTYEVLIEDGSLVPLAAGVRGELVVTPTLFRHFVLIRYVTGDRVDALSCPCGLDGVAFKVLGRLDDRIRIHGHWIEQAGIEQTVFADPAVEDYQLVADLDDNLTRIEISLLPGSSPAGSTIAATIETKLGVDTAVVDAVSPIARTAGVVKSWARTRVRREVIR, from the coding sequence ATGATGCTCAGGAAGATTCCGGCGACCAAACCGGTTGCGCCGCACATCGAGGCACTCGCCGGCAATACCAGGTGGCGTGTCACCGCAGCCGTTGCGCAGCCGAAGATCGACGGTGCGTCGCCGAAGGTGCCGCCGAGGGGGCACGATGCCGAATCCGAGACGGCGCGCTCGCAGAACGGTCCGGTGGACGTCGAGGTACACCTCGATCGCGCACTGGAGACCGACGCCTACACCGGCATCTCAGGGACCAGCTTCGAGGATCTGCCGCTCACGTCCGCCGCGGATGTCAAGGCCGCCCCGGCGCGCTACATGACGCCGCTACACACGCCGGCGATGCGTGTCGGCACCTCGGGTAGCACCGGCAGCCCGACGGTCGTCTACCGCTCACGCGACGAGGTCGAGGAGAACGCGAAGGGGATCGCCGAGCGCTGGTCGACGCTGTTGCCTAACGGCCCGCATCGCGTGGCCAGCCTCCTTGACCACAACCGCTCCGCTGCCGGCCTCCTGGTCGAACACATCATGTACACCCTCGACGCTGTCACAGCCCGTCTGATGCCCTACACACCTTCTGGCCCCAACTGGATGCAGTTCGCAGAGGCCGTGACGGAGTTCAGCCCGACCGTGATCATCGCCACGCCCGGCGTTCTACTCGACGCTGAACACGAACTGCGCGCCCTCGGCGTCTTCGACGAGATCCGCTCTACTGCAACGACGTTGCTGACGTTGGGGGCCACCAACACCCCGGCCATGCGGCGCCGTTTGGGCCGTTCGTGGCAGGCACTTGTGGTCGACGGCTCCTTCGGCGGCACCGAGTGCGGCACCATCGCAACCGGGTGCCGTCTCGGCAACCTTCACTCGATGGTCGGCCGCGGTACCTACGAGGTCCTCATCGAGGACGGCTCGCTCGTGCCGCTGGCGGCCGGCGTCCGCGGCGAGCTGGTCGTCACACCGACGCTCTTCCGCCACTTTGTCTTGATCAGATACGTCACGGGCGATCGGGTCGATGCCCTCTCCTGCCCGTGCGGCCTCGACGGCGTGGCCTTCAAAGTGCTCGGCCGCCTGGACGACCGCATCCGGATCCACGGCCACTGGATCGAGCAGGCCGGGATCGAGCAGACGGTTTTCGCCGACCCGGCGGTCGAGGACTACCAGCTCGTCGCCGATCTCGATGACAATCTGACACGCATCGAGATCAGCCTCTTGCCAGGCTCTTCGCCGGCAGGGAGCACTATCGCCGCGACCATCGAGACGAAGCTGGGGGTCGACACCGCCGTCGTGGATGCGGTATCGCCGATCGCGCGTACTGCCGGCGTCGTGAAGTCGTGGGCTCGGACGCGAGTTCGTCGCGAGGTGATCCGATGA
- a CDS encoding prenyltransferase/squalene oxidase repeat-containing protein: MIPTSLRADAPRHAVDLADLAVTGGGFRSNQLDLFASHSATAALSDIQHRPASHLMTARAVLSRASARGMGETIGAQEDAWSTTYGSGILFNLGYVAPPAWASFLSSLEQNGGYAMFPGGKPDAWATGFAALAQARYDPTSVRKAPLARWIGSAQASDGGITWTPEQARRGSGDVRATGFCVEALRQVAAVPLLAGYADIEALATFVIGQQIDAGGFALDSHSAPCMWGTGEAVAVLDALEIPIPNRTSVIEFVMAHFDEATGGFRRGPAYHTQADVWATRQAVRVLRVVAPDRLATLAPRVVSFVESCELPHGGYTYTNVTDAGDVLSTSAALLAGYGTSQTADWIASCMMPDDDGFAYMPGRGAEARTSQWATAALDAAGISYNADALLTWASRMQNLDGGFGRWAGRVSEPVSTAAVVATLARTDMLGSFPGLGALANWVGNAIEGLDDSRPVDAVTTANLVRAANAITGASDASIDITPCLSIIRGLRVDGAFRRSTRAVPDLATTYAVLVAHQSMGDEDSLPAARSWLNHLTVHPNGVAWSPASSEGGGLLATALAALIANAADGARLPDLSL; encoded by the coding sequence ATGATCCCGACCTCGCTCCGCGCGGATGCGCCCCGACATGCGGTAGACCTTGCGGATCTGGCGGTCACCGGCGGTGGATTCCGCAGTAACCAGCTCGATCTGTTCGCTTCGCACAGCGCGACGGCCGCCCTTTCGGACATTCAGCATCGACCGGCATCACACCTCATGACCGCCCGCGCTGTGCTCAGCCGAGCCTCGGCTCGGGGCATGGGCGAGACCATAGGAGCGCAGGAGGATGCCTGGTCGACGACCTACGGGTCGGGCATCCTCTTCAACCTCGGGTACGTGGCGCCGCCGGCCTGGGCATCGTTTTTGTCTTCGCTGGAGCAGAACGGCGGTTACGCCATGTTCCCTGGAGGAAAACCTGACGCCTGGGCGACGGGGTTCGCCGCGCTTGCCCAAGCGCGCTACGACCCGACGTCCGTGAGGAAGGCGCCGCTGGCTCGCTGGATCGGTTCTGCCCAAGCCTCCGACGGTGGCATCACCTGGACGCCCGAGCAGGCCCGTCGCGGTTCAGGGGACGTACGCGCAACTGGTTTCTGCGTCGAAGCCCTCCGGCAGGTTGCTGCCGTTCCCCTTCTCGCCGGCTACGCCGACATCGAGGCGCTCGCGACATTCGTGATCGGCCAGCAGATCGATGCTGGGGGCTTTGCGCTCGACTCGCACAGCGCACCGTGTATGTGGGGTACCGGCGAGGCGGTGGCCGTCCTCGACGCCCTCGAGATCCCGATCCCGAACCGGACCTCCGTGATCGAGTTCGTCATGGCCCACTTCGACGAAGCCACCGGCGGTTTCCGTCGCGGACCGGCCTACCACACGCAAGCGGATGTCTGGGCAACCAGGCAGGCGGTACGGGTACTACGGGTCGTTGCCCCGGACCGACTCGCCACGCTGGCACCTCGGGTCGTCTCGTTCGTCGAATCCTGCGAGCTTCCGCACGGCGGCTACACGTATACCAACGTCACCGACGCCGGAGACGTGCTGTCGACGTCGGCAGCACTGCTCGCCGGCTACGGCACCAGCCAGACGGCCGATTGGATCGCGTCCTGCATGATGCCGGATGACGACGGCTTCGCGTACATGCCGGGACGTGGGGCTGAAGCACGCACCTCCCAGTGGGCGACCGCCGCGCTCGACGCGGCCGGTATCTCCTACAACGCCGACGCGCTGCTCACCTGGGCGTCGCGAATGCAGAATCTCGACGGCGGATTCGGCCGCTGGGCCGGGCGGGTCAGCGAGCCGGTCTCGACTGCAGCGGTGGTCGCGACCTTGGCCCGCACCGACATGCTCGGTAGCTTCCCCGGTCTCGGCGCCCTGGCCAACTGGGTGGGCAACGCTATCGAGGGTCTCGATGACAGTCGACCAGTTGACGCCGTGACTACCGCCAATCTGGTCCGCGCCGCGAATGCCATCACCGGCGCATCGGACGCGTCCATCGACATCACCCCATGCCTGAGCATCATCCGGGGTCTGCGTGTCGACGGTGCGTTTCGACGTAGTACGCGTGCGGTGCCGGACCTCGCCACCACCTATGCGGTGCTGGTTGCCCATCAGTCGATGGGAGACGAAGACAGCTTGCCTGCCGCCCGCAGCTGGCTCAACCACCTGACCGTGCACCCGAACGGTGTGGCCTGGAGTCCCGCTAGCTCAGAGGGTGGCGGCCTGCTGGCAACCGCGCTCGCCGCCCTCATCGCCAACGCGGCTGACGGCGCCCGGCTCCCGGATCTCAGCCTGTAG